A genomic region of Ochotona princeps isolate mOchPri1 chromosome 17, mOchPri1.hap1, whole genome shotgun sequence contains the following coding sequences:
- the SMG8 gene encoding nonsense-mediated mRNA decay factor SMG8: protein MAGPVSLRELLMGASAWSGAESSGESAPEGGASAAGGPEPPWREDEICVVGIFGKTALRLNSEKFSLVNTVCDRQVFPLFRHQDSGDPGPGIRTERGSTGETGGAGDAGAASGDPVRGGASAAEDSRPDAGAQDYSLLQAYYNQESKVLYLLLTSICDNSQLLRACRALQSGEAGGGLSLPHAETHEFWKHQEKLQCLSLLYLFSVCHILLLVHPTCSFDITYDRVFRALDGLRQKVLPLLKTAIKDCPVGKDWKLNCRPCPPRLLFLFQLNGALKVEPPRNQDPAHPDKPKKHSPKRRLQHALEDQIYRIFRKSRVLTNQSINCLFTVPANQAFVYIVPGSQEEDPVGMLLDQLRSHCTVKDPESLLVPATLSGPRRYQVMRQHNRQPLSFHTDSSSSSSSSGQLVDFTLREFLWQHVELVLSKKGFDDSVGRNPQPSHFELPTYHKWVSAAAKLYEVAIDGKEEDVSSPTGELTSKILSSIKVLEGFLDIDTKFSENRCQKALPMAHSAYQSNLPHNYTMTVHKNQLAQALRVYSQHARGPAFHKYAMQLHEDCYKFWSNGHQLCEERSLTDQHCVHKFHSLPKSGEKPEADRNPPVLYHNSRARSTGACNCGRKQAPRDDPFDIKAANYDFYQLLEEKCCGKLDHINFPVFEPSTPDPAPAKNESSPAPPDSDADKLKEKEPQTQGESTSLSLALSLGQSTDSLGTYPADPQAGGDNPEVHGQGEVKTEKRPNLVDRQASTVEYLPGMLHSNCPKGLLPKFSSWSLLKLGPAKSYNFHTGLDQQGFIPGTNYLMPWDIVIRTRAEEEGDLDTNSWPAPNKAIPGKRSAVVMGRGRRRDDIARAFVGFEYEDSRGRRFMCSGPDKVMKVMGSGPKESALKALNSDMPLYILSSSQGRGLKPHYAQLMRLFVVVPDAPLQIILMPQVQPGPPPCPVFYPEKQEITLPPDGLWVLRFPYAYVTERGPCFPPKENVQLMSYKVLRGVLKAVTQ, encoded by the exons GAACACCGTGTGCGACCGACAGGTCTTTCCTCTGTTTCGCCATCAGGATTCCGGGGACCCCGGCCCTGGGATCCGGACCGAGCGTGGCAGCACTGGGGAGACTGGCGGAGCCGGGGATGCTGGGGCTGCCTCCGGGGACCCCGTTCGGGGAGGCGCGTCTGCCGCGGAGGATAGCCGACCTGATGCGGGTGCGCAGGATTACAGCCTGCTGCAGGCCTATTACAACCAGGAGAGCAAAGTCCTCTATCTCCTTCTCACTTCCATCTGTGACAACTCGCAGCTGCTGCGGGCTTGCCGGGCTCTGCAGAGCGGGGAAGCCGGAGGTGGCCTCTCCTTACCCCACGCGGAGACGCACGAGTTCTGGAAGCACCAGGAGAAGTTGCAATGCCTCAGTCTCCTTTACCTTTTCTCCGTCTGTCACATCCTGCTCCTGGTCCACCCCACCTGCTCGTTCGATATCACCTATGATCGCGTGTTCAGGGCCCTGGATGGACTAAGACAGAAAGTCCTGCCCCTCCTCAAAACAGCCATTAAAGATTGTCCTGTGGGCAAAGACTGGAAGCTGAACTGCCGACCCTGCCCACCCAGACTCCTTTTCCTCTTCCAACTCAATGGCGCCCTCAAGGTGGAACCCCCTCGGAACCAAGACCCAGCTCACCCAGACAAACCCAAAAAGCATTCTCCCAAAAGGAGACTGCAGCATGCCCTGGAGGACCAAATCTACAGAATCTTCCGGAAGAGTCGTGTCTTGACTAATCAGAGTATCAACTGTCTCTTCACGGTGCCTGCCAACCAAGCTTTTGTGTACATAGTCCCTGGCAGCCAGGAGGAAGACCCCGTAGGCATGTTGCTGGACCAACTGAGGAGTCATTGTACTGTTAAGGACCCGGAGTCTCTGCTGGTACCAGCCACCCTCTCGGGGCCCAGGCGATATCAGGTGATGCGGCAGCACAATCGCCAGCCCCTGTCCTTCCAcactgacagcagcagcagttccAGTTCTTCGGGCCAGCTGGTGGACTTCACACTCCGGGAGTTCCTGTGGCAGCATGTGGAGCTAGTCTTGAGCAAGAAAGGCTTTGACGACAGCGTGGGCAGGAATCCTCAGCCTTCCCATTTTGAACTCCCCACGTATCATAAGTGGGTCTCTGCAGCTGCCAAGCTGTATGAAGTGGCTATAGACGGGAAAGAGGAGGACGTGAGTTCACCCACCGGGGAATTAACATCGAAGATTTTAAGCAGTATTAAGGTCTTGGAAGGGTTTTTGGATATTGACACGAAATTCTCAGAAAACCGCTGCCAAAAAGCTTTACCCATGGCTCACAGTGCTTACCAGTCGAATCTGCCTCATAACTACACAATGACTGTTCATAAGAATCAGCTGGCGCAGGCGCTGCGCGTGTACAGCCAGCATGCCAGAGGTCCAGCCTTTCACAAGTACGCCATGCAGTTACACGAGGACTGCTACAAATTTTGGAGCAATGGCCATCAGCTCTGTGAGGAGAGGAGTTTAACAGATCAGCACTGTGTTCATAAATTTCACTCATTGCCTAAATCAG GAGAAAAGCCAGAGGCTGATCGAAACCCTCCTGTATTATATCACAATAGCCGGGCTCGATCCACTGGTGCCTGTAACTGTGGCAGGAAGCAGGCGCCTCGAGATGATCCTTTTGATATAAAGGCAGCTAATTATGACTTCTATCAG CTTCTGGAAGAAAAATGTTGTGGAAAATTGGATCATATCAATTTCCCAGTATTTGAACCAAGTACTCCAGATCCCGCTCCTGCCAAAAATGAATCCTCTCCTGCCCCTCCAGATTCAGATGCTGATAAACTAAAGGAAAAAGAACCTCAAACCCAGGGAGAGAGCACAAGCCTAAGTTTAGCTTTGAGTCTGGGCCAGTCTACAGACAGCTTAGGTACCTATCCAGCTGACCCACAAGCAGGAGGCGACAATCCAGAAGTTCATGGTCAAGGAGAAGTCAAAACAGAGAAAAGACCAAACCTGGTTGATCGACAGGCATCCACAGTTGAGTATCTCCCAGGCATGTTACATTCAAACTGCCCTAAAGGTCTCCTACCCAAATTCTCCAGCTGGTCTTTGCTCAAACTTGGCCCTGCCAAATCTTACAACTTTCATACAGGTTTGGACCAACAGGGCTTCATTCCAGGAACAAACTATCTGATGCCTTGGGACATCGTCATCAGGACTAGAGCTGAGGAAGAAGGAGACTTAGACACAAATTCATGGCCCGCTCCAAATAAAGCTATCCCTGGAAAGAGAAGTGCAGTTGTGATGGGAAGAGGAAGACGGCGTGATGACATAGCCAGGGCCTTTGTGGGCTTTGAGTATGAAGATTCCCGAGGTCGGAGATTCATGTGCTCAGGACCTGACAAAGTCATGAAAGTGATGGGAAGCGGGCCAAAGGAGTCAGCCTTAAAAGCCCTCAACAGCGATATGCCTTTGTATATTCTGTCATCATCCCAGGGCCGAGGGCTTAAACCACATTATGCTCAACTCATGAGGCTTTTTGTAGTGGTTCCTGATGCTCCTTTGCAGATAATACTCATGCCCCAG GTTCAGCCAGGCCCACCACCATGTCCAGTGTTTTATCCAGAAAAGCAAGAAATCACTCTACCACCTGATGGGCTTTGGGTTTTGAGGTTTCCTTATGCATATGTGACTGAGAGGGGCCCTTGCTTCCCTCCCAAGGAAAACGTACAGTTAATGAGCTACAAGGTGCTCCGTGGGGTTCTTAAAGCAGTAACACAGTAA